DNA from Mugil cephalus isolate CIBA_MC_2020 chromosome 5, CIBA_Mcephalus_1.1, whole genome shotgun sequence:
TAAAGTTaactaaatattcagtttatctATTAGAGAATGCACCATTGAAGCGTGGAGGAGGCTGGAGCTGATAGGTGCTGTAGATGTCGTTTTTCATCACCAGCTTGAGAGTGGAGTGAGTGAACAGCTCGGTCAGGGTGTCCTCTCTGATGGGAGTCTTCTCCAGGATAACCACAGCGTCCTGATCAGCAACCTGAAGATGACACGGTGAAAACTTCTGCCTGGATCTGACGTTTCAACGCATATAAACCTGCATATGAATTAAAATCCTATTCACATGTAAAGAAACAACTATCAGTAGGCTGTTATTTTGAATTACCAAACCGGAAGTGCATGTGTTTCATGTACAAActattcattcatctttcacTGAACGTTAACAATGcaaatctttctgttttttagaCATAACTTTACAGCTGTAACTGCAATGAGCTAattgttttctaaaaacaaagtaaagtcAGCTAGCTTTACAGCAACAGTACCTTTCCGTggataaatatgtttttctccCGGGCAGAATCTCTCAAGACGCTAGAGGTTTTAAACCCAGACAGAACATTTTCACATTCCGCCTCTTTCCCGTTTTCTCCGCCATTCTCATCCTCGGTCTTCGCCCTCTTCACCTCCGGAGATAATTCATCAGATCCAGCAGCATCTAATTCACGTTTAGCTGTATTGTCCGCCATGTttcttgttgctgctgctgctgccttagCGACGAAGATCGTTTAATTGAGAAAGATGCCTCACTCCGAATCCGATTGAAATCCAGCCATAAAactagaatcagaatcagaaaagattttattgccagGTATGTTTGCAGATACAAGGGAACTttccttggtgtttgttgcataaaaatacaaacaaaataagacaGACAGGATGTTTGTGTTGAGTCAGGCACGGAGCTAATCTCCAGTTAGGAGAGTAAAATCCATAAACTGGATATTAAAGAGATACATGGGTCACGATTTCGAGCATGCGCTTATATTTGGAATCGTAAAAATAAttagcatttttgttttaacgattactttaatatttattaattaaaaagtcGCTAGTAATTTCATTATAGTACTATAGTGTTACGAACTCCGATTTTGATTCAGAGTGAGGGATCCCACCTCTCACGAACAGACGATCTTAGAATAGCGGAAACAAACCTTTAAACACCACTAAATACTACaggataaaaaatattatacaTATTCTACaataatattgtattttttatttgtttattaattttttaacatTGTAGGACGAAAGAGAATAATTTGCGGGCACAGTAATAGACTTCTTCCTTGTGGCACTTTGTCCAAAAGTGATTGACACTTCATTTAACTAATACAATTAGCGCTTCGTGTCGGGCGCGAGAGCCAAATGGACCAATGAAAACGCAGCAGCCTGGAGACGCGTTAATCAGGAAGTTATTAAAGGACAACTACACACACGCTTCGTTTGTTTTGGTTCCACGGAAAGAAACGAAGACCGTGTAGAGGAAGAGCAGCTGAACGACAACCGAGCTGGGCTGTAGAAGTCTGGATAAAATGTGCAAACTTGTCCGAATATGTCTCTTCCTCTTGGTGCTTCACTCACTGatagttgctgttgttgccaGAGGTAAGTATAGTTATTGTCATTGGAGATTAAATCACTAGGTGAAGTATCTGGGTGTTAAAATGTAACCGTGtaaccattattattatcatctatTTTTGGTTTGTTGAGCAGTTTGAACGCTCTGAGTCCGGCTGTAACTAAGTTAGCAGACATTAGCGTTAACGAGAGCttaatgttttgttgatttACTGTCTGTTGCTGCTGGAGTTGGTTTTTTTAACTCAATTTGCTAACTGAGGGCGGCTTTGTTTGGTGTGACTCTTTCAGAAAAGCTGAAGTGAAACCTTATAAAATTTCCACAGCACCTGCACAAGCAATCTGGAAACTGCACCTGAGCTCATTCTTTAATTGGTTCGTTTTAAAGTCGTAGtaaatctgtgtttatttattttttacctgtttGCTCTCAGAGAAGAGCAATGTCCTCTTCATAGTGGCAGATGACCTACGGACATCCCTGGGCTGCTATGGGGACTCTCTGGTCAAATCGCCAAACATTGACCAGCTGGCATCTAAAAGTCAAGTTTTTCTCAATGCATACGCACAGGTCGGTCACTTTTGGTCCAGTTTACGTAGGTCTAATATTGTTTAAGTAGTCAAGTCAGATGTGGGACTAATTGTGCGTTTTCCCTCTCTCAGCAAGCCGTGTGTGCCCCCAGTCGAACGTCCATGTTAACCAGTCGCAGGCCGGACACCACCAGGCTGTACGACTTCAATTCCTACTGGAGAGTCCATTCTGGGAACTACACTACTCTACCAGAGCACTTTAAATCCAGGGGGTACTTCACCATGTCTGTGGGGAAGGTATTTCATCCAGGTAAGATtaacaatgtgtatttttaattaagttcATGAGCCtgagctgcttttctctcttttggcaTTCATCTATTGTCTTTCTTGTAGGCATTGCCTCTAATCACACTGATGACTACCCCTACAGCTGGTCCATACCTGCATATCACCCAGCTTCATTTcgatttgagaaaaaaaaggtatgaAAAGATTACCTCTTTCACACAAACGGGTCAATGAGCTTGTCTTGTACATGAGGTGTTTACGTGGAGCATTATAAAGCTTGTACATATAGCTTTTTTTCTAGATTTGTTCAAGTGTGTCGTGATGTCTCATCGTCTAACAGGCATCTTAGGCTTCCCCGTCAATTTGAAGGCGTAGTTACTGCGACAGTGGAGACCCTAACGCTGTAGCTGACCtgcatctccccagaaatgtaactacacaccACGGTGTGACGcagagcacaagagctgtgattggtccacttggtagtagcgtgtttgcACTTTAGTATTTCGTTcattttttggttgttttgtatCAACAAAGATGGAGCATATCGAGAAATTGTTAACTGAGGATGTTCGGATTTACAAAAATTTGTATGAGACGTCTTCGGTGAAATttcggcgaaagtttcagtcgctgttggtgaaagtgaagcaggaagctgGGTGGTGTTTGGGTGGTGATTTTACCGAGTGAGCCACACTGACAAGCTCACAAGTGTGTAAAAATATAACGTTGGCTACATGCCTAGGTTACGGCATCTATGTCCCACGGTCTTTGCAGGCTTTGAGTAAAGCTGAAGTGAAACCTCCCGCTTTCTGTTCTTTGTTCCATTTTTCAGGAACCCAGACAAGTCATGACACAGCATCCTGGTGTTTGTTGAAAAACCCCAGGTAGCATATCCAAGTTTCAAAACCAGGTTTACCAAACGTAGATGTGGTGTTTACAGCGTTTAGTTCAGAGTGACCACCCAGCCGAATAGAAGACAACTCATCTGcacagctgaaaaacaacacaccaatatgtgttaaaacaataaaaaagtcaATTGCTagtaataaacaataaactttGTACAGTCAATATTTTTCGACTGAGGAAACGATGCGGAGTCATGTTACAATCATGACTACTAGACTTTGCAACAATTTCTGTTGAATTCTCAATGAAAAGTTAATTCCTTGTTGTCCTTGTAATTcctgaatgatgatgatcaACATTATTGGAACGAGCCTTAATGGCAATTATTAGCATCATTCATTGGAAAACCTCAGTCATCATTATCATCAAAATTCTGAGCCTCAGAATCATAATGCAcatcatcattgtcatcatcacCTGATCAGATCCTGGTGTATGAATCCtaaatgctttaaatgtcactgagttcttaaaatgaaatgcttaTGACTTCTCAGTTTTATGGATCTTTAAAGCAGATGTAGGTCTGTTTGAGGTGTCTTGAGAGCTGTCTTTGACTCAGTCAGTATTATATGTGAATCACTCGGAGAATCGTCGGTTTCATTTGAATCATCCAGGGCAGAGAAGACGGTCATGCACTTACATACACCGTCTAAAAGGAGAGGCCCATGTGACTGTCCAGGCAGGCGTTTTTTCCAGACATTAACATGTTGACTGGGAGTGATTCATCTCACCATCTCTCCAGGCTCTAATAATGCAATAAtgcattctgctttttttttgtgtagatCTGAATCACAGCTTACAAATCATTGTCAGAAAATGCTTTGGGCTGTCGTCTCCTTTTCTTCTAGTACTAATTCGGTATGTTAGATCCACATATGCTGTTGAAGAGGTGGCTGACAAAACAGAATAGTGATGCAACCCAGTCGCCACTTATCAATGTGTTGGATATGCGAGGGCCTAGGTTCAACACTTGAGCCCTTTATGAACATGCAATTCTCCATTCAACGGCTAATCCTGGTACTGACGTACTGTATATGTCACCCAAGCATGATCCATCTATGTATACAAGTTGCATATCTGTTTCCAGATGTGTAAAGGAGAGGATGGTAAACTGCACGCCAACTTGCTGTGTGCGGTGAACGTTACCGAGCAGCCTGGGGGGACCCTGCCTGACATGGAGAGCACAGACGAGGCGGTGAGGTTACTGAAGAGTCGGGCCAGCGAGGACGTTCCTTTCTTCTTGGCCGTGGGCTTTCATAAACCACACATACCTTTTAGGATACCACAGGTACGGTATCGGCACTTTGCCCCAAATGTAAAGTACATATTCATTGGATCATAATGAAATCAATTCACTGTTTCACTGTATctgttacatacagtatgtttgtaCAACACTGTTCAAGTGGAGTCAAATCCTTCTTCCAAGGTGCATAGAGGAGTATCAAAGGGATCAAAACTACTTCGCATCAGAACTTGTAGCGTCCtcaaagaaaaatacacaataaatttAGCTTTTAAGTGTAGTTGATAGACCTGAAGCTCAAAAATACAATCTGTGATGCTTGTGAATGCATCCATCTACCTTCTATCTAGAGTAAAATGGATGAGACGGGAAGTTGAGACAATGTAGACTTGCTGTGACAGTGTTACTGCAGGTTGTCTCATGAATCTGTGTCGTTTAAGTTGCTGAGTTTGTGTCCTTTAGCAGACCTCTTTCAGCTGTAACCTGCTGTTATTTAATAGCTGATTAATGTGGCTGTAAAATCTCTGACATGATTATAACAGGCAAAACAAGTCGgcttattaatattgtttttttttgtagttactTGTCCTCAGAGCAATGCATGGCCAATCGTGCTCCCGTCATGTGATGCGCCCATGATCATGCACATGTAATGTGAGCTACATAAGAGTGACTAACAGACTGAGATGCCAGACGAGTTCATATACCGATGTTAACATTGGAATTAACTGAATAATATATAGAACCTGTTATATTTATGTGAAGGATTCTCTAGTTGTCTGGATTTGACGTATCATATCTGATGCTGATATATATGTATCTGTAAACAGTCCGAGTCTGCAAACACCCGGTTTCTCACTAACTGCAACAACCTGTTGTCCTGGTGGAGCGTCTACAATGAAAACCACAAAGACAGACATTCATTCTCAGGGGGACGCGTTCCTGCATTCTAGAAATGAGTTCGTCTCCAGTCTCTCAATGAACGGTTTGTCACAGTCAGAGATGCAGAGTGGGAAAAGTAaaatcattgtcctgctgcaagGAGCGGTTTAACTTAACATGGTTCCCATGGACAAAGACTTAAGTTTTGTGAATAACTGGAGTAAATGGTGCCAGatagaaaggaaagaaatgggaaagtggaaagaaagaaatgagccTGGGGCCAACTTAAGGTTTGTGGAGAATGTAGTACTCTCTTTGAAAGTACGCAGTTTTAGCAGTAATACTTTAGTATCTTTGTGTAGGTGATGTAAGTGGAGCTCAAGATGAACAAGACACTTTGGACATGAACTATAGGTGATGAAACCCAGAAATAGAATAAGGAAAAGAAACCAGCTAGTATTGAGAGATAAAAGCTGTAGAGTTCCAGACCAGATCACAGTAGTGCCACCTTGTGGTCTACTGGAACTAGTCTGACATCAGATTTTTGCATTTTGGAAATTTGGCTGATTAAATATGACTAAAGATGGTATGACTTGGTCTTTGAGGCACAGAAAAGAATATCTGTTTTCTTATAATTCACCTGTTTGTATGCTTTGTCGTTTGTGCTTTACTTAGCATTacttgtgctgtgtttgtgtgtgtgcgtatatcACAGGAGTACCTGAGCCTGTATCCTCTTGATCAAATGACTCTGGCCCCTGACCCTGATGTACCCAAACTCCTTCCACCCATTGCCTACAACCCCTGGATGGACATAAGGAAGAGAGATGACGTCCAAAAGCTCAACATCAGCTTCCCCTACGGACCGATTCCTAAAGACTTCCAGGTATAAACCGTCTACTCTCATCAATTTTAATGAATTGGCTCCAGTGTTTATACTTTCTAAACAGTGTGGTATTATGTCTTCCAGCTGCGTATTCGTCAGCACTACTACGCTGCTGTGTCCTATATGGATGCTCAGGTGGGGCGTCTGCTCAGTGCGCTGAGTGATCTGGGGCTGGCTGACAGCACTATGGTGGTGTTCGCTTCTGATCACGGTTAGTAGACAATGATGATAATAAGTTGGTGGTACTGTATGGATTTCATGTTAAATCATTGACAATAAGTTGTTCAAATATCCATTCGGTTCTCTGTGTATGGAGCTTGACATGTTCATGTCCTTGTCCTCAGCCACCAGATGGCAATGTTGTTATAGCAAAGTGTGCCATCGCTTCATTTCTTCATATTCTCTGAAATCTCAACTCCTttttttcaacaacaaaaactttcACACTTAAAACTTGGACTGGTTTAATGTTCAGTGGAGGATGTTAGGTTGAATACTTGCTGTGATAATTTAGTGTATCACCTAGTAAAGcacaattaaatataataattgaAGGATAAATTActttggaatttaaaaaaaaagtgttttcctATTATAGAAACATTGTTTTTATGGTCACTTATTTTTCcatctgcgtttttttttttaaactaacatgttttatctcttttttttttgcttgtgtcaGGTTGGTCATTAGGCGAGCACGGCGAATGGGCTAAATATTCCAATTTCGACGTGGCGACTCGTGTCcctctcatcttctacattCCTGGTGTCACTGCAGTCCGCCATCACCTGGAAGAGTCAACTTTCCCATTTATAGACGTCTTTAGTCAGTCAAAACACAGCTTCACAAGTAAGGTCCCTCCAACGACAACACACTAATTACTATTGGTGAACATGAAGTGTCGTTTTGCTTTCTCCGTTTCAAGCAACGTTTATTAAAATGCCATCTGGGCTTTCATGAAGTCTTTGATATACATAGAGCCGCAAAAGTATTTAGACAGGATACACTTTCGTAATTTGCCTCTGGACAGATTTTATTCAAAGTACATGTGGTGCAATCATGATGAAATTTAAGTGTGGGATGGTTAGTACATTTTTAGTGAATATCTTGATCTTGTTTTGCTGTCAGTGGCAGGATAAAACTCTGTAACTGGATGACCCTTCTCTCTCTTAGATGACAGAGTAATCAGAAAcatggtggagctggtggatgTCTTTCCTACCGTCTCGTACATGGCCGGACTCAGGGCGCCTGAACCTTGTCCTGATGTGTCCTTCCAGGTATCCGGATGAAAACAAACGCTCTGGCTTTTCCTCTTGCTTCACTGCGAGGTTGACATTTCCAGTTTTGAGAGTGAAGTGTTTCATCATATCTGTGGAGTAGAGCAGTTTGTGAAACTCCATCAGCGTTACATTCTTACGCAAAGTAGTAGTAACGCTGTAACGTTACCAGCTAGCAGACGACAGGCTAATCGGTTAGCCTACTGTTCCACGGTGGCAAACgcacaccacaaacacagaaaactaaaatataaatggcaACATCACTACAGCTAAACAGCAGTTTGTCAATAtacaatacagacacactgaaagagtccTTCAGCtaaaaaacagcagcatgtttaacacgACCTCAGCATGCTAGCTTAGCCCCGTGGTTAGCTCCACTCTCCACCGTACTGACACCACCACGTTAACCTCGGTTTTATTCTGGCATTTTGgctgtaggtaggtaggtgtgtgtttgagtgttggTTCATGTGTCCGTCGGTGCGGAGCTACGTCCATAGTAAAATATATATCCGCTCCACCTGCATCATTTCactcgctgctggtcttcttcacctcacaggatttgagcttgcagaagctcaacagcgccaccctaccatcaatgtatcacaatgttattctctggtcaggagtggaagtgcagcgataaataatatttaatggGAGCAAGCGCTGATTCCGGTTGGTGGGGGAAAATACGGTTGGCAAGGAGGCAAGGAGGTATAAACACCTTAGtggaaataatattaaaaaaacaaaacaactaataGAATCAATGGAGCTGATTTACATATACAAAAGTGTAACACAATAAAGGAAAGCTAATTGACATTCTAGTGTATGAGTCTATCATCAGCATGCTGGCATTGTCAAGAGGCCGAGCCCAAATTTAATCCTGACTCTCCTAACTTGCACTTAAATTCTTTGAGAATTTCTGGTTTGAATGTCAAGGGCATACCACTACTTTTGGATACCACGGCGCCATAAATATCCCACAGTACTTTGCAGTAgagtagaataaaatagaatgccctttattgctCTTGTATAGTGATTggattggagagcttctccttttcagtgcaaaaacacaaatatatacaaattggtgcaaaaaaaagaaattatttacaAGAGATTTCTAGAGTTAAAGTAGTAAATACTGagaaatgaaaatatacaaaattataaaatgtattttcatagcagcagtggtaaaaatgtaaaacgtgTATTGCACAAGGTTAGAAACACATTAAAGTGAACCGAATAGTAAGATTGATGGAATGATGCTTGTGTGTAGTGTGGAGTGCATAGTAGATGATTTCTGACACCAACTCTGAGCACggtagcatttagctcaaagcaccaCTGTGCCTTTTTATCTCCTCAGAGAGCCACTAGCCTCCCTGCAGACTCTTTGGtcgttatttttatttcactaatTACTCCATTTGGTCATAGAAGcatggtgttgtgttttttttgttttttttttctacccctaGATCGTTCTCAATACACAGAATAGTTGTGAGCGTGGTGTTGTGCTGTTTGAATGACATTGCATTTACATGGGGCAAACAAAGTGAATCAAGGCGTAAACAGGACCaaacatacctgacatgaaTGTGATCTAACCGACCCTGACATCCATTTCcttccctctgtgtttgtgtgtgtgtgtgtgttctttcctTCAGGTGAAGCTGTGTACAGACGGAGACAACCTGGCCCACACCTTCcgacacagagaaagaggagtggACGCAGAGGAGATAGCTTTTAGCCAATACCCTCGTCCTGCTGATACACCACAGGTAgtgctcttaaaaaaaaaaaaaaagctttcatgaGCCGATGAGTTTTATCAGTTAGGAGGCAGGAATCTTTTAATACAACTCTGGTACTTGGCTGATTATGATAATTAGTTGAGGGCATGGTCTAAAATGACCGTCGGCTGCACTGGCCAcattcagaccttgcattaacatccaatCACGAGTGGCCTGCTTGAAGTACAAGTGAGGGGACATTTGACTGATCTAATCTCAGACCACATGTGGTGAAGGCCTGGGACGCGTGAACACGCCATTATAAATGATTGCTTGGAAAGGAAAAAGCTCTgcaagtgatgtctgttcagtAGAAAtaagaacaatttaaatattctgtccttgtagccaAGTATACGATAATTAAATCCAAGACAGGAATtaatgaattcagttatttaatGATGCTATGTGTAATGTATCAGAATGTGGTCATTTATTGATGTGATCATGTTgatgtttaagttttttttttttttgtcaaacgtCTGTggctttatttacatttgctACCAGAGAACTAACCAAAATAAGATAAGCACAGATaagcaaatgaataataactTACTGCCTGTGCTTTCTAGTGAGTGACTGACTTCACAGCTTGTTTCAAAATATACATCTTCTCTCCTAAGTCACAAGCTGCTGATGGCTCTGATAGAGTAGTGGTGATCTATTAGAGGCAGCAGCTGGTTTAATATTCTCCTGCACAGCAAAGGACGACAGGatttatttacatgcagagtGAGATCGAATCTCAAGGGCTGGCTGGAGACGCATTTAAATGCAGGTCTGAACACATTAAGCGGGCCACCAGCGATCAGATTGCCCAGGTCGGATGTTAACGTGCGGTGTGAACGGTTCCTCTCGCTTTGCTTATACCAGAGCATGCAATCTGAAACTGAACTCAAATATCCAGACGAGTGCTGCGCCTGCTGCAGGTTAATCTGTAGTTTGGC
Protein-coding regions in this window:
- the ids gene encoding iduronate 2-sulfatase, which translates into the protein MCKLVRICLFLLVLHSLIVAVVAREKSNVLFIVADDLRTSLGCYGDSLVKSPNIDQLASKSQVFLNAYAQQAVCAPSRTSMLTSRRPDTTRLYDFNSYWRVHSGNYTTLPEHFKSRGYFTMSVGKVFHPGIASNHTDDYPYSWSIPAYHPASFRFEKKKMCKGEDGKLHANLLCAVNVTEQPGGTLPDMESTDEAVRLLKSRASEDVPFFLAVGFHKPHIPFRIPQEYLSLYPLDQMTLAPDPDVPKLLPPIAYNPWMDIRKRDDVQKLNISFPYGPIPKDFQLRIRQHYYAAVSYMDAQVGRLLSALSDLGLADSTMVVFASDHGWSLGEHGEWAKYSNFDVATRVPLIFYIPGVTAVRHHLEESTFPFIDVFSQSKHSFTNDRVIRNMVELVDVFPTVSYMAGLRAPEPCPDVSFQVKLCTDGDNLAHTFRHRERGVDAEEIAFSQYPRPADTPQVNSDLPDLKDIKVMGYTLRTWDYRYTLWLGYNPKTFQVNVTDVHAGELYMLEDDPGQDKNVYSDSDHRTMTKKMDSLPHTLSLKMRMKLQFLYLTAGMKRSTGRT